AAAAATTTATAATTATTGGGAAAATAATAATTTTTTAAAAAATAAATTAGATATTTCAAAAGAATGTTTTTCTATTATGGTGCCACCACCTAATATTACAGGTTATTTACATATAGGACACGCACTACAGTATACTCTTATTGATATTTTAATACGTTATCATCGTATGTTAGGTAAAAATATATTATGTCAAGTAGGAATAGATCATGCAGGTATTGCAACTCAAAATTTAATAGAACAAAAAATTTTTAATGAAACAGGTAAAACAAGAAATAATTACAGCAAAAATTTTTTTTTAAATAATATTTGGAAATGGAAAAAAAAATATTGTGATATTATTTACAATCAAATGAAAAGTTTAGGTTTATCTACAGAATGGGATAAAACAAGATTCACAATGGATAATAAATTTACTAAATCTGTAAGAGATATTTTTATTATTCTTTATAATCAAGGATTAATTTATAAAAAAAAAAGATTAATACATTGGGATTTTAAACTTAAAACAGTAGTTTCAGATTTAGAAGTTGAATATAAAAAAAATAAAACAGACATGTGGTATATAAAATACCATTTTTATGGTAAAATAACAACATTGGATAATAAAAATTATTTAACTATAGCTACTACTAGACCAGAAACATTATTAGCAGATAGTGCAATTGCTATTAATCCATTAGATTCAAGATATAATAATTTAATTGGAAAATTTGTAATAATACCTATTATCAATCGTAAAATTCCTATTATAGCAGATAATTATGCAAAAATAAATAAAGGTACAGGATGTGTTAAAATTAGTCCTGCTCATGATTTTAATGACTATCAAATTGCAATGAAACATAATTTACCTTTAATTAATATTTTTGATTTAAATGGTAATATTTTAGAAAAATGTCAAATTTTCAATAAAAAAGAACAAATTTTAAAATTAAATAATAATATTCCAAAAAATTTACAAAAAATAAATTTTTTACAAGCCAGAAAAATAATCATAAAAAAAATAAAACAGCAAGGATTATTAGATAAATGTGAAATAAAAATAAGATTAATACCTTTTAGTATTCGTAGTAATACAATTATTATTCCTATGTTAACAAATCAATGGTATTTAAATACCAGAATATTATCTAAAAATGCAATAAATGCTGTAAAAAAAAATAAAATTATATTTTTTCCTAAAAAATATGAAAATATGTTTTATTCATGGATGAATAATATTCAAGATTGGTGTATATCACGACAATTATGGTGGGGCCATAAAATACCAGTTTGGTATGATACAAAAAATAATATTTATGTAGGAAAAAATAAAAAAGAAATAAAAAAGAAATATAATTTAGATAAAAATATTTCTTTAAAACAAGATTCTGATGTTTTAGATACATGGTTTTCCTCTAGTTTATGGACTTTTATTACTTTAGATTGGCCTAATAATAAAAATTTTTCATTGTTTCATCCTACTAATGTTATCATTAGTGGTTTTGATATTATTTTTTTTTGGATATCTAGAATGATAATGATGACAATGCATTTTGTTAAAAATAAAGATGGAACATCGCAAATACCTTTTAAAAATATTTTAATGACAGGATTAATAAGAGATAATAAAGGTAATAAAATGTCTAAATCAAAAGGTAATGTTATTAATCCTATAGATTTTATTGAAGGTATTTCTTCTATAAATTTTAAAAAAAATAGTTCTTTTCAAAAAAATAATAAAATTTATGGAGCAGATGCTTTAAGATTTACATTAGCAGCTTTATCATCTACAGGACGAGATATATATTGGGATATGACTAGATTAGAAGGATATCGTAATTTTTGTAATAAAATATGGAATGCAAGTATTTTTATTTTAAAAAATATTAAATTTAATTTTATTAATAAAAAAAAAAGATTATCTTTAATCGATCAATGGATTTGGTCTGAATATTATTTAGTTGTAAAATTTTATATAAAAGCATTAAATGAATATCGTTTTGATCATGCTGCTAATCTTTTATATAATTTTATATGGAACAAATTTTGTGATTGGTATTTGGAATATAGTAAAATAATTTTCCAAGAAAAAAATCAATTAAAATATATTGGAACACATTATACATTATATAATTTATTTGAATCTTTATTAAGATTATCTCATCCAATAATTCCTTTTATTACTGAAATAATATGGCAAAAAATTATTAAAAATAAAAAAAATTTATCTAAAAGTAGTATTATGATACAATCTTTTCCTAAAGTTAATAAATTAGAAATAAATAAAAAAATTATAAGTATTTTTAATACATTTATTAATGTAATTACAATAATTCGTAATCATAAATTAGAAATGAATATAAAACATAGTGAAAAAATAAATTTATATATAAAAGATACAAATAATAAATTTAATATTTTTTTAAAAGATAATATAAATATTTTAAAAAAATTTGTAAATCTTAATAAAATATTTTTTATTACAAATAAAATGAATTTTCCAAAAAAAACATTAATAAATAAAATTAATAATATTGAATTTGCTATTCCATTAAATACTAAAATTATTG
The Enterobacteriaceae endosymbiont of Donacia thalassina genome window above contains:
- a CDS encoding valine--tRNA ligase; translated protein: MDKIYNPKNFEKKIYNYWENNNFLKNKLDISKECFSIMVPPPNITGYLHIGHALQYTLIDILIRYHRMLGKNILCQVGIDHAGIATQNLIEQKIFNETGKTRNNYSKNFFLNNIWKWKKKYCDIIYNQMKSLGLSTEWDKTRFTMDNKFTKSVRDIFIILYNQGLIYKKKRLIHWDFKLKTVVSDLEVEYKKNKTDMWYIKYHFYGKITTLDNKNYLTIATTRPETLLADSAIAINPLDSRYNNLIGKFVIIPIINRKIPIIADNYAKINKGTGCVKISPAHDFNDYQIAMKHNLPLINIFDLNGNILEKCQIFNKKEQILKLNNNIPKNLQKINFLQARKIIIKKIKQQGLLDKCEIKIRLIPFSIRSNTIIIPMLTNQWYLNTRILSKNAINAVKKNKIIFFPKKYENMFYSWMNNIQDWCISRQLWWGHKIPVWYDTKNNIYVGKNKKEIKKKYNLDKNISLKQDSDVLDTWFSSSLWTFITLDWPNNKNFSLFHPTNVIISGFDIIFFWISRMIMMTMHFVKNKDGTSQIPFKNILMTGLIRDNKGNKMSKSKGNVINPIDFIEGISSINFKKNSSFQKNNKIYGADALRFTLAALSSTGRDIYWDMTRLEGYRNFCNKIWNASIFILKNIKFNFINKKKRLSLIDQWIWSEYYLVVKFYIKALNEYRFDHAANLLYNFIWNKFCDWYLEYSKIIFQEKNQLKYIGTHYTLYNLFESLLRLSHPIIPFITEIIWQKIIKNKKNLSKSSIMIQSFPKVNKLEINKKIISIFNTFINVITIIRNHKLEMNIKHSEKINLYIKDTNNKFNIFLKDNINILKKFVNLNKIFFITNKMNFPKKTLINKINNIEFAIPLNTKIIDQENLLNQINKKLNTNQKIINFLCKNLKNKNFLSKAPKNIIIKNLEKLKNCKILKKELLQKFFLIKNL